The Anolis carolinensis isolate JA03-04 chromosome 2, rAnoCar3.1.pri, whole genome shotgun sequence genome has a window encoding:
- the LOC134297077 gene encoding uncharacterized protein LOC134297077 isoform X2, translating to MDGRPRKIPVPDMCPIIYRHIPRDSRDLIPVPRSEGFSILCRVNTSTSLCEWILIATRDRSYYFNRDMKNHIVLHPLGLIVTHMNKELEGEYQILSGLNRTCMGRVLMTAVGPLFIYRIFLLIPGIMFLCGMGLLWDCLIKARNQLAVSEEEQTTSDRIQHVISPSDLSSSL from the exons atggatgggagaccacgCAAAATACCAG TGCCTGACATGTGCCCTATTATCTACCGCCATATCCCCCGCGACTCCAGAGACCTCATCCCTGTACCCCGTTCAGAGggtttctccatcctgtgcagaGTGAATACCTCTACATCCCTCTGTGAATGGATCCTGATCGCCACCAGAGATCGCTCCTACTATTTCAATAGGGACATGAAAAACCACATTGTCTTGCACCCCCTGGGCCTCATCGTCACTCACATGAACAAGGAGCTGGAAGGGGAGTACCAGATCCTCTCGGGCCTCAACAGGACCTGTATGGGCCGGGTCTTGATGACAGCTGTGG gtccattatttatttatcggATCTTCCTCCTAATCCCGGGCATCATGTTCTTGTGTGGGATGGGTCTGCTGTGGGACTGCCTGATAAAAGCACGCAATCAGCTTGCTGTCTCTGAAGAAGAACAAACCACCAGCGACAGGATTCAGCATGTCATCTCTCCGTCGGATCtgagtagcagcctgtaa
- the LOC103280589 gene encoding nuclear factor 7, ovary has protein sequence MASVREVSSFTEDLLCPICLSIFRDPHMLECGHSFCASCLEPCIPKGQRRGLCPECRRPFALRHMAINRALCSLAEKARLLKLDEGPQLGATGGWYFCEEHEEPLKLFCSQDEGPVCVICRDLPQHRGHDFLPIKNAVQAYQDQLKASLEPLEEGLRRLKMSQCRQQENIIELKTCSESLSDHVSGEFVKMHQLLNDRELGLKEALENQREKNLTQMETKLKELNEKVASWSETLYQVRAGLQCKDHISFLKEAKDLLERVRKEQRSQGEEEEEIEAEMMEEGLGASSEDTDECENEAEEGGLRVDEDVDEEEEEEEEEEEEEEDEEVEEQERTAEKEEEEDGVVPVDLNLGEFKGPLQFFAWKELLGAVHPVPACITLDCNSAHPSLVLVEEATGVKFSPGRRFWRRKPERFTASPCVVGRKGFTSGRFYWEIRVGDSTGWVVGAAKKSVKRKRRLNFQPKEGVWAIELRAGQYQALSEPRTPLSVCGRMDKVGVYLDCEGGQLSFYNSSSMNHLYTFQESFHEELLPFLSTQGNHPLSVWDLEL, from the exons ATGGCCTCTGTGCGAGAGGTCTCCAGCTTCACAGAGGACCTGCTCTGCCCCATCTGCCTCTCCATCTTTCGGGACCCTCACATGCTGGAGTGTGGCCACAGCTTCTGTGCTTCCTGCTTGGAGCCCTGCATCCCCAAGGGCCAGAGGCGTGGGCTTTGCCCCGAATGTCGGCGCCCATTTGCCTTGCGCCATATGGCCATCAACCGAGCCCTGTGCAGCCTAGCAGAGAAAGCACGGCTTCTCAAACTGGATGAAGGGCCCCAACTGGGTGCCACTGGAGGCTGGTATTTCTGTGAGGAACATGAGGAGCCCCTCAAACTCTTCTGCAGCCAAGATGAAGGGCCTGTTTGTGTCATCTGTCGGGACTTGCCTCAACACCGTGGACATGACTTCCTGCCCATCAAAAATGCAGTTCAGGCTTATCAG GACCAACTAAAGGCATCTCTAGAGCCCTTGGAGGAAGGTCTCAGGCGTCTGAAAATGAGCCAGTGTCGCCAGCAAGAGAACATTATAGAATTAAAG ACCTGCTCTGAATCTTTGTCTGACCATGTGTCTGGAGAATTTGTGAAGATGCACCAGCTGCTAAATGACAGAGAGTTGGGTTTAAAGGAGGCCCTGGAGAACCAGCGAGAGAAGAATCTGACCCAAATGGAAACCAAATTGAAGGAACTGAATGAGAAAGTGGCTTCTTGGTCAGAAACCCTCTATCAAGTGCGGGCAGGACTTCAATGCAAGGACCACATCAGTTTCCTTAAG GAAGCAAAGGACTTGCTGGAGAG GGTCCGTAAGGAACAACGATCCCAaggtgaagaagaagaggaaatagAGGCAGAGATGATGGAAGAAGGTTTGGGGGCCAGCAGTGAAGATACAGATGAGTGTGAGAATGAGGCAGAGGAAGGTGGGCTGAGAGTTGATGAAGACGttgatgaggaggaagaggaggaggaagaagaagaggaggaggaagaggatgaagaGGTGGAGGAGCAAGAGAGAAcagcagaaaaagaggaagaggaagatggaGTGGTGCCTGTAGATTTGAACCTGGGCGAGTTCAAAGGTCCTCTGCAGTTCTTTGCCTGGAAAGAGCTCTTGGGTGCAGTGCATCCAG TCCCAGCCTGCATCaccttggactgcaactctgctCATCCCAGCCTGGTCCTTGTGGAGGAAGCAACTGGGGTCAAGTTCAGCCCAGGCAGACGTTTCTGGCGGCGAAAACCAGAACGCTTCACCGCCAGCCCTTGTGTGGTGGGTCGGAAGGGCTTCACTTCGGGGCGCTTCTATTGGGAGATACGGGTCGGGGACAGCACGGGGTGGGTGGTGGGGGCGGCTAAGAAGTCTGTGAAACGCAAGAGGCGCCTGAATTTCCAGCCCAAGGAAGGTGTGTGGGCTATTGAGCTGAGGGCGGGACAGTACCAAGCCTTGAGTGAGCCCCGCACTCCTCTCTCAGTCTGCGGGAGGATGGATAAGGTTGGGGTCTACTTGGATTGTGAAGGGGGGCAACTCTCTTtctacaacagcagcagcatgaACCATCTCTACACCTTCCAAGAATCATTCCATGAGGAGCTACTTCCCTTTCTCAGCACCCAAGGGAACCATCCCCTCTCGGTTTGGGACCTGGAGCTCTGA
- the LOC134297077 gene encoding uncharacterized protein LOC134297077 isoform X1, which translates to MEIAEMWACTSPLKAGNRLYGDIPTLILISWVFLGLWITEVKAGPIGGGAEVPDMCPIIYRHIPRDSRDLIPVPRSEGFSILCRVNTSTSLCEWILIATRDRSYYFNRDMKNHIVLHPLGLIVTHMNKELEGEYQILSGLNRTCMGRVLMTAVGPLFIYRIFLLIPGIMFLCGMGLLWDCLIKARNQLAVSEEEQTTSDRIQHVISPSDLSSSL; encoded by the exons ATGGAGATCGCTGAGATGTGGGCCTGCACATCACCACTGAAAGCGGGAAATAGATTATATGGGGACATCCCCACCTTGATCCtaatttcatgggtttttttaGGGCTCTGGATCACTGAGGTCAAAGCTGGACCCATTGGTGGAGGGGCAGAAG TGCCTGACATGTGCCCTATTATCTACCGCCATATCCCCCGCGACTCCAGAGACCTCATCCCTGTACCCCGTTCAGAGggtttctccatcctgtgcagaGTGAATACCTCTACATCCCTCTGTGAATGGATCCTGATCGCCACCAGAGATCGCTCCTACTATTTCAATAGGGACATGAAAAACCACATTGTCTTGCACCCCCTGGGCCTCATCGTCACTCACATGAACAAGGAGCTGGAAGGGGAGTACCAGATCCTCTCGGGCCTCAACAGGACCTGTATGGGCCGGGTCTTGATGACAGCTGTGG gtccattatttatttatcggATCTTCCTCCTAATCCCGGGCATCATGTTCTTGTGTGGGATGGGTCTGCTGTGGGACTGCCTGATAAAAGCACGCAATCAGCTTGCTGTCTCTGAAGAAGAACAAACCACCAGCGACAGGATTCAGCATGTCATCTCTCCGTCGGATCtgagtagcagcctgtaa